The Perognathus longimembris pacificus isolate PPM17 chromosome 12, ASM2315922v1, whole genome shotgun sequence genome includes the window TGCCTACCCCATCCAGCGAGGAGGGAGGAACTGCCCAATGCCTTCAGAGCAAGGGTCCTCTCGACTTGATTGAGCATGTCAGTCACCGGAGGGTCCTGTCACATTGAAGATTCTGAATCAACAGATGTGGAGTGAGGGCCAGAGACTCTGAATTTCTAACAAGCTCTGGGTGCTGCTTCTGCTGGGGATCTAGGGGTCTCGACTTAAGAGCTGTATCCTGCCGTGCTGTAGCCACGAGCAACAGGCAGCTCTTTATGTATAGCGTCAGTTCCTGGCTTTTCATCTCCTGATCTCATTAACTCACCAGAACTCTGAATGTCTAGTGACTGATAGAAatccaactgaaaaaaaaaaaataaggcttagTTCAAAAAGGGAAATGTGTTGGTTTTCATAAAAGTGGCAAGGCAGGGGGAGCTGGCCTCAGAAACAGCAGGGGCCAGGGACTTAAACGATTTTTACCACTGTGGTCAATTATTTTCACTCCatctcatttctccttttctcttcctttcttaccCTTTCTTTGGGGCTCCCTTTGCCTTCCTTTAGCCCTTCCTCTCCCTAGCGAGAGCTTTGGCTACTGTGACTTCAGGCAAATACCATCAGGCACACTTTCTCCTGGCACTCATTGGTCCTGGGTGGGAATTGTGCACGGTCCACTACCTGTCTAGATAAATGCATCTGAGTGCCTGGCTCTCTACTGTGGGAGGGAGCTGACTCATCTTAGTGGGCAGCCCCCAGAATCAGATGAGCCCCCTTCTGTCTCGGAGGGTGGTAGAGATAAAAAAGAAGAACATCGAGGTCAAGCACTCATCACTGAGCTTAGTCTATACTAAGTGTGGAATAAAAtgatgggttttattttttaaatagttggcTACACTCAACTTTACTgatcaaaagaaaattaaggggatttttttttttttttttgcagatggtGTACAGTTATGGAGGATGCATGGTCAGGCCCTGGTCTCAGGTACGAGGGCTTGATGAGCTGACTCAGTGAATCCCACCCTCAGTGGGGTATTAGggattcttcttctcctcctttcttctttcttccttcttctcttccttcttctctttcttcttcttcttcttcttcttcttcttcttcttcttcttcttcttcttcttcttcttcttcttcttcttcttctttctccttctcctgccccctcctccttctttcttcttcttcctcctcctcctccttcttccttcttcctgagattattatttttctgggtcatggggcttgaacttggggcctggatgctgtccctgatgtcttttggtcaaggctagtgctctaccactttgagccacagtgccacttctgggtttctggtagttaattagagataagagtctcatggactttcttgcccaggatggctttggactgtggtcctcctatctcagcctcctgagtagctaggattataagcgtgaaccattggtgcccagctttattgttttatttgcgATTTGTCTGTACTAGGGTTGGATTCAGAGCCTTGAGTTGGCAGgccctctgccatttgagtcacagtccaTCCCAGGAACAAGGGCTTCTGGGAGGAAGATGGAATCTATCTGTTATGAATTTCTGATTTTTCAGTGTTTCTTATCTTTGGGGAAGtaaagggaggcaggcagggactTTCCCCTCATATAGACACATAGGGGAAGTGGCCCAAAGTGTGCAAGTCCCTGTAAAAATGAAACATCTGGGCCAGGGACCTCCAGAGTGGGCGACTTTGGGCCTTGTTGGCTATGGCTCTACCCCAGACTTTTTGTTCTTGTACTTGCTCACCATAAGAACCTGGGGTCTGGTGCATGCTTGCTTGCCAGGTTTTTAGCTGATGGCACACCCttccatgcaaaaaaaaaaatttgccttGCTGAGTTCAACTTGGTGTCCTTATTTCTGCATGACACCCCCAACATTTCTGGGTGCTTATGTAGCAGCTTTCATGTCACCCAAAGAAATCCTAGAAGTTCATCCTTAGGAGAGGTGACCTGCTTGCTGTCCCTCTGCAGACCCTCCAGGTTGGGCTAAGCCAGCATTCTTTGCGGCTGACAAGGGACTCAATCAAAGGTGAACCGGCAGTGCAGTAAAGGGACCAAGTAAAGGAGCCCAGACAAAAGCCTTGAGACTAAAACCACAGATGGATGGCCCAGACTCCACACCTTGAGTTCCCTATGTACCAATATAAGCCTGGAGATTGCATCCTGATCAAGACTTGGCAAATAATGAAACCCGAGCTGGTCTGGGAGGACCCTTATTGAGGGCTACGTGGGCAGTGCGTACTACAGAGAATGTACAGGGAGCTCGAGCCCCGAGGGAGGGCAGCGGGCTGTGTCATCCAGCCCTGGAGATCCCAGATGACTCAAAAGACTGATGTGTTGGTGACTGTTGCTGTCTGTGACGACTGCGAGAGGCAGAGGGGTTTAAAGCAGGATTCTCTTCAGGATTCGGTTTACtttgggggagcacagaaatggtgggacaaagggtgaaccaatgcagcagtgatactcactagacactatgttgaaaatgagccatacaacttgtgggggaagggggttggtggggaaaaaaaagtgggagaaagagagggaagaggtgacactgatacAAAAGAAATAGACTCGTTAACTGACTTACAtaacttaacccctctgtacatcacctttataataataataattaaaacaaggCCCTTAGGACGATTACTTTCCCTGCTGTGGCTAAGAGGGCTGTGGTAGCATCAACTAACAATCAGTGGTATAACTGGGGTAAATACAGATGCTTGAGGAACAATGGAGTcccagtgggaggggaggggtcggAGGAGCCTTCTGTGTTTAGGTATTATGGGATAGGAATTTCTCTTTCTGGTACTCCTGTTCAGAGAGGAAAACTCTGTTTAGCATTAATGGCGTCTACTGCTATGGGGCCCTTAGATGTTCTACCCCCAACACTGTCTCCTAGGCCTCAAGGCAATTGTTCTGAGATCACTGTAGTAGGGGGTGAAAGATTTAAAACAGCTCATCACTGTTGAAACAAAAATGCCTGGTTGGAATGGATAAAATCTTCTGTTCATACTTTAAATAAAAgcaatgtgtacacacacacacacacacacacacacacacacacacacacacacacgccatacaCAGAACCAAGGTTCAAGATGAGTGTCAGACATAAACACTCAGCACTAAACCCCTGAGAATTGAAGTATTGTGCATGTCAGTCACCAGCAGTCTAGAAAGACAGAGGGGGAGGGATTTACTTCGGGTCATCCAATAGTCTTCTCAGTCCTACCATGATGCTTTGCCCTGGATAAGGGAGGCTTAgagcttctttgtgtgtgttaTGTAGATATGAAGAAGAGCCCCATTTTACAGCCCCATTTGTAACATCACATTTCCCCCAATATGGGTGCCAAAAGAAATTTCCAACAAGAAGTGACTGAATTAAGATTCCCCAGGCTGAACTGTTGGAAGCAGATAGCAATGAAGAAGAaggaacagagggaagaaagTTATAAAAATGTTTAGTCTTTGTTTTATTGAGTTACAACAAAGAGCAACAAGTTAGAAAAACTGGTTTTTTATTCAAACTCCCTAGCATTTTATTTCTGCGGTGAACTCAAATCTGGGGGCagtggagagaggaaaagggattGCAAACATAATTCATATTGCAACATCGACACCAGATATCTCTcttggtttttcttctttaaaagttaGGACTAACTGAAAAAAAGTGCACTCAAGTAGCTAAAATTGGcccaaaacaaacacatacacactcaaatttaaaaaaaaaaaaatcatggtgagGCTGCAAGCTGAAATCTTATCAAAGGCCACACCAAGAAAAGGAAGTTAAGAAGAGAAATTAAGACCAAAGCTGTTTATTTTTTGTACCATCTAAAGAGGAagatcatttttttgttttaatttcataagaATAAGGAGGATGATAACAAATATAGGAGCCCTTTCTGCGGATATTTCAAAAGGTACTTAGAGAAGGTAGCCTCTGCTGCCCAGCTCTTCTAGTGCTGGCTGGATCAAATCTGGCTCCCAAGTCACAAGCTGTTAGGAAGTCAGATGTAAGCTAGGTGCTGGAGGCTCGTGCCTttaatccaggaggctgagatctgatgatcaagcttcaaagctagccggggcaggaaagtctatgagactcttatttctaattaaccattaaaaaaatcaaagcccaaactagagctgtggctcaagtggtagggtgctagccttgagcaaaacataaaacacaaccctcagagacagtgctcaggccctgagtttaagccccaggacttgcaaaagaaaaaagaaaaaaggaaaaaaaaaaagcagtcagaTTCCTACCTCTCAGCAGTTCGGAAAGCCCGTGTGTGGCTAAGGCAGGCTTTCCCCAAAGGTAGCTGGGGGAAATGGGTTTGACTCGGAAGATCCGCCATCTATAAACCTATTTCAAGTTGAGACAGAGGTCCAACTGCAGCCCTTCCCACCAAGAAAAGTGTCCAAGTTTCAAACCACCTTCAAAAAGAAAGCGTCCCTACCTAAAATCCAGTACCTAGAATGGCATTACTACTAATACTCCCCTAAattaataagagagagagagagagagaaaaaaaaaaacaccaaaaaacagtgGAAAGGGAAAAGCAATGTGGTTAGCTCTCCCACCTGGAAAAAACTCTTACAATAGTAGTGCCTTAAAAAGGAAGTTGCCCTCAATTAAAAAGGTAACAAAATTCCCACATGGTACAAATCAGTTCCAGTATAGcaagagggtgggggggggcagggcagaggaGCAAACTATGTACAAGGGCCCATTGAAAATGCAGTAGTAGGACTTTGGCACTATGAACAATTCCCACGGGTCCTCTGGGACATCTGTGGGGAGCGGCTGGGGGGGCGGCTGGGGGACCCCTGTGCCCTCCAGGCACACACAAGTGAAGAAGTTGCACTTGGAGTCGCCGGCGAGGTGGCCCACGTGAGAAAGGTCTCTTCAAGGTCAGAGCATCCCCTTTATCAGCAAAGTTCCAGCCAAGGACCCTAGAAGGATGACACAAACCAGACAGATGTCAGCAAGGGGAGCACTGTGTAACGGAATGGAAGGCAGCTGGCTTGTTCCTCCCTGGCCCTTGGGGATAGGGGCAGGCAtggatttattttgttattactattattattttaattgatcctgagcttcttttgctcaaggctagtgctctaccacttgagccacagcttcactttgggctttttggtactttattggaaataacagtctcggggacattcttgcctgggctggctttgaacctcgatcctcagagctcagtctcctgagtatctaggatgataggcaagagccaccagtgccttgctggGGTAGGACATATAATAATAAGCAGAGGTAGttagaatgtattttatttaatgtttatagGTACTATTGTAatttccattttacaggtgaggcAATGGAATAGAGAGGCTAATTAGGTTACCCAGGATCACACACTGGTAAGTGGCAGGgccatggttcaaacccaggcaAATCTCCAGAGTCTGTGCCCTGAACTAATAGTACTTACTGAAATCTGAATGGAGGAATGTTTAATTCTTACAAGTTACTTGCAGGTAAATCGTCCAAGGACCTTACTATAGACCACAGGTCCTTTTCTTGGTACACTCCTCACTTTCTCAGCCTTACTTGGATTGAAGGGAATGTTGTGGCTCATTGAATTTTCTCTCTAGATCATTTAGCAATaaggtttcttcatttttatttcttctttttcctttctccctcccttcctcccttctgttttttaattttttaactttttaaatattttttttcttctgccagtcctggggcttgaactcagggccggggcactgccCCTgcgcttcttttcgctcaaggctaacgctctaccacttgagccacagcgccacttctggctttttggtagttaacagcagatatgagtctcacggacttctctgcccagcctggctttgaacggtgattctcagatctcagcctcttgggtagatagggttacaagcatgagcccctgggtgGCCAGCTTAGTTGCTTCACTTTCTAATCATATGTTCATTTTCAGTTTCCTTCAAgaactttttctttccattcacaGCTTAGGTAACTGGCATAGGAAGTTTAGCTTTCAGCCTGTCTTAGCTTTTGACAGGCTTTTGTCACTAAATTtcagcttattttttctttttggtaccatgAATTATTTCAGGATGATTATATGTGTAACCTCTTCAGCGAACTGCACTTTTCAAGATCATGTGTTTAAGCAGAGGCATCACTGAGATGCCTGAATTTTAAGAGACCCATATTCTTGGTTCATAAAAGCTGTGAATTAATTTAAGAAGTTGTTTTTCCTTCTCAGTTGGAAGCCTTCTTTCAGGTGCCTCTGATTAGAACTTGAGAGAGCTTCCAGATTTCACTGCTAGCCCATCCACAATATGGCagacatccccccacccccgccccaataTTAGGGGTATCTAATGTTGCCATGTGTTTAAGAGTTCAATGTTTTCCAGCTCACATTTGTGACATTTATCAGTAACCGAATGGGATTCTCAGATATTCTTTGATTTGGGGGATACAGCTAGATCCTCCATCTCTGCATTAGGTGATGTGAATTCAAATGTGAATGTCatcaggcactggcggctcacgcctgtaatcccagctgctcaggaggaggctgagatgggagggttGCGGTTTgaagtcctgggggtgggggtggtcaggCAGCTGTAGCCCACCCAGATGTGCATTCTTAAGTGGGAGTGGCAAATAACTTGGAAGAAAGGACGGGGAGAGATGACCTCAGACGTCTCAGGGCACTGTTCCCCAGGACACCTTTCAGGAAATGCCACCCAACTgtactgtgctgtgctgtgcatCCTAACATTCAAATCCAGCAAATCCAGGTGGTTCATAATAGCTTCTGCCGGTTACAGAGAACCATGGggtttatttttagcttttaaatGAACCCAAACTCTAATTCTGGCTATGCCAAATTGCTTAAGGTCCTCAATTGCACAAGTCCTTTGCTTACCTCTGGACCTTGGCCCACACTGTTGTTTCTATAATAGGAGTGACTTTTctttgtggtggtactggggtttgaactcagggcctcagaactTGCGAGGCAGGCAGTCTACTGCTGAGTGACACTTTACGGCATCGTTTgcactttatttttgagataggatctggcTTCCTCTGCCTGGGTTTGTGCTCGGACTGTGGTTGTCCTATTGTTGGTTTCTTACTTTAGCAGAGAATGACAGGCATAAAGTACCACACCCAGTGTCTTCCCTTGGGATGGGAGTTTTGTGAACTTTCATTTGGCCCGGAACAGCATTCTCCTGATCTAAGCCTCTCAtatagctaggacaacaggtgcacaccaccagGCCCacctattggttgagaaggggtctcgtGTGAatgtgtccaggctggcctctaaccgtGATTCCtatgatctccacctcccaagtcactaggtttataggcatgattcACAGGTGTCTGGCTGTAATGgctaaaaaaattacttcttcAGTTCATCAGGGGGAGAGACAGGCTAGACTGAtagaatactgtgtgtgtgtgtgtgtgtgtgcatgtgtgtgagtgtataaTGAAGACTGGACTCAGGCCTTTGTGCTATTGCTCAGTTTCTTCACTCACaaatggtactctaccacttgaatcatgcctccagtccaggttTTTTCTATTTAAGTGGAGATACAGTCTCAGAGACTATTCTGCCAAGCTGCCTTTGGaccttgactctcagatctcagcctcctgagtagctaggattacaggcatgagacactgcctGGCTAGATTGATAGAGGGCAAGAAGATGGTTAGAGAGGCAGCCGGATGGAGGTGGGCAGTTCCTATGGAAGACATGACAGCAGTTTGGAGTGGGAAGCTCATTAaactgctctctctcttttttttttaagctggtagAACTGGTTTAAAGAAGGCTTCTCGAAGATTCTCCTCATTTATTATGTGCTTTATTACCACgtaaatgaacaaatgattgTGGAGTTCATTACCACAAAGGTGTGGTCATTTCTAGAGCTCCCTTTAGGATTTTGTGAAATCATCTGGAAGGTTCTCACCTCTATGTTCTAAAGGATAACATGAGAGGTTCCCCTTCCTTGGTCTTTTAAGTGCTCTCTGGAGAAGTCCACCTGGGCAATCACACATTTCCCCTGCATTCCAGGCTGCCCTTGCAAAATCTTTCAGCAAAGGAACCCCCTCTTTTCTCCACTCACCCCTAAGCCAGCTGGGAAGCCGGGGCCTGGGCTGGCACTGACCCAGCGAGGAGCACACATGCAAGGCATGTCCCATTACGTACACGACAAGGCCATTAGTAACCATGGCAACCTCCTTTCCCTGGCTTTTGGGGCCCCACAGGTCTAAATTTACACAGGTGTCTTCAGACTTTGAAGGGGTCTGAGGACCGCAGCGGAGAGCGGCTTCCGTGAGCCGTGACAAGGCAATACAGAAAGCCCTGTTTAGAGCATTTCAGGTGAAATGAAATAACCTCAAATCTCCAAGCCAGTCAACTTAAATACTCTTGGTAACAACatctggaaagaagaaaagaaaaaggcaccgCACCATCCTTTTTACTGCTGACATAAAATAGCAGCAAGGGCAAACCACACAGAGATTGTGGTGTTCTCTCTGTTCTGACAAGACACAAGGATGGATAGGGCGAGCAGCAGCAAGGCTGTCCCCGGCTAGCGCAGTCTTGTAAGTAAGGACACATGACTACCCGTccctgcttctctttctcactcggTGCATCGTGTGTTCAGATTTCAAACATCACgcagaagggggaaagggagaggcagggggaaaaatgagggaggagctaacaaatggaacaagaaatgtactcactgccttacatatgaaactgtaacccctctgtacttcactttgacaataaagggggaaaaaaagaatatgtgagatatatataCAGAAGAAATAGACGCAATGGGCACAGGTTGAGTCTTCCTAATGTGATCTACCACAATCCAGAATGCTGCAAAATCACACATGTTTTCAGCTCCAATAGGAGCCCCAAATTCCACACCATGAAACTCTGGTTCAtgcacaaaatgatttttttttttttaaagtctcatgGATCGAGAGGAacagctcaggtggtagacaATCAGGCGAAAAGGGTGAGCAATCGGGGAGAAtgatggggggaaggagggacgttgatcaggatgcattgtactcataaattgacacggtgaattgaaaccccttgtgCACCTATCTAaggataatatatatatttttttaatttgaaaaagtgGAGTGAAAGggcgaggccctgaattcaagccctaatactggcacaaaataaacaaataactacaTAATACAGAGCACTAAATTACCTTTGGGCTATGTGTTTatgaaatttaaatgaatttcatGCTGAGACTTGGGCCTCAGACCCAAGATACCATATTGTAtcttatttatatatatgcaaatattccaaaattttgtttacatatatatgtaaatatcctGAAATCGGAAAATGCATCTATCCTCAAGTGTTTCAAATAAAGGACAgtcaatttttatttagtttttttttttgtggccagtattggggcttgaactcagggcctgagcactgtctcttaactatttccctcaaggctagcattctaccgcttgagccacactttttgctttgggctttttgctggttaattagaaaataagagtctcagagacttttttttttttttttttggcctgggctggttttgaactgcaatcttcagatctccacctcctgagcagctatgatttcAGGGGCGAGCCCCCAGTGCACAGGTCAGGAGAGTCAATGTATATACACAGGTATGTGTGTAGAGATAAGTACCATTTTTGTCAGTTAGTAAATATGAATTTGCCAGCCCGAGTCAGGCAAGCACCACCTTGTCCGTGGAGAGAAGGGGGAGCAGCATCCTGTGGTTGGGGGTGGGCAGGTGGGCTTACCTGGCTAGGCCTGGCTAGCCTCGACAGGAGCGCCGTCTGAGTCCGAGTCGGCCAGTTCTGCCGCCTGACTCCAGCTATCTGACTTGGTGGAGGTGGCGTCCTCCTCTCCCACCGTCACCTCGACAAAGTCCACAATGCCCGACTCCTCGTGCTCCTCACTGCCCGGCCCGTCCCGGCTGCTGCCCTCGGACCTGTCGGAGCCGGCCCCCGAGGGCTTGGCTGGGAAACTGTCCTTGGCAGGCTCGCCGGCGGCTCTTGCTCGGGGGACGGGCTTTTCCGAGTCTTCTTCGCAGAGCGTTTTGGGGTCTTGGTGATACTGCGGCGCCACCTCGCTCCCGTTCTTTGGGCTCTCACTGATGGGTTTTGTGACTTTCCTGGCCACGGCCTCGTAGCCGGACTCCTCGGCACTGCGTGGCTGTGGATAGTGTTCCATCCACTTCAAGGCTCCAGTCTTTAGCAAGCATCTGTTCTCCTTGAACCAGCGCACGATCTCAGTCCGGACCAGGCCAGTCTTGGCCGCCAGCTGGTCATACTCCTGCGGAGTGGGCCACTGCGTTCTGGCGAAGGTGCTTCTCAGGAGATGAACCTGCTCCTGGCTCTGGGTGACTGCTGGTGAAGGGCTGGGCAGGGAGGCGGAGAGCTGGTCAAGTCGAGGCAGAGCACCGTTGGCAGTGAGCACATCCGGGGCTTTCTTGCTAGATCCCATGGAATCCAGGACCGCCTGCTCCATGCTGTCTCGGAGCTTCCGTCTCTCCGAGAACCAAGAATCAATCTCTCTCCGGCTCAGCTTGGTCTCTGTCCTTAGCCGATCCAATTCTGCTTGAGTCGGAAAAGAGCTTTTCAAAAAGCTGTCTTCCAGGATTTTCACCTGGCCTTGCGTCTTCTCTTTGAACTTCTGGGGGGCAAAGTCCGGGTAGGCATGGTAGGTACGGCCGTGCCGGGGGGTGGAGACGGCCACCTGGTCTTTGGCAAGGGACTCGCTGGTGATGTGGACGATGCCTCGCTGACATCGGTACCGGTGGTCGCTGAACCACTTCTTGATCTCACTCCTGGCCAGGCCGGTGACCTCGATGAGCCGGTAGACCTCGGCGTCGTCGGGGAACTGGCTCTGGAGGAAGCTGGCCTTGAGGTGTGCAATCTGCAACTTGGTCTTCTTGCGGTCACtggctggggggagaggggtgttGGCCACCTTGGGGGGAGGCTCTGGCACCTGCGCAATGTGTGGACGCTTGGGCTCGGGGGCAGCCTGGGGCGTCACCAGAGGTCTCTTTTGCCCGTGGTTGGTCACTCCGGCCACGGCGAGTGTGATGGGCGAGCAGGAGACCGTGGTCGGCCCGCTGGTCACTTGGGTCAGCACCAGGCTGGTCTGGCCAAGGATCTGGCAGGGGAGGGCAGTCTGGAGGATGGGCTGTGACATCTTTGTGGGGGCCAGCTGGGCAGGGAGCACAGTGATGGTGGGGGGTACAGATTGGATGGTTCCGTTAAACATCTTCTTCCgggcctcctccacctcctccgggGACCAGCTGATGCCATGCTTTAGGCGCTGGGTGGCGAACCAGATTCGGATGTGCTCCTCTGGGT containing:
- the Zhx2 gene encoding zinc fingers and homeoboxes protein 2, whose protein sequence is MASKRKSTTPCMVRTSQVVEQNVAEDTDRAKEKGMGAAQSDGAKDRWAADPENSAKDTELMEVKPTGENPSKKLQGGYECKYCPYSTQNLNEFTEHVDMQHPNVILNPLYVCAECNFTTKKYDSLSEHNSKFHPGEANFKLKLIKRNNQTVLEQSIEAANHVVTVVTCGPGSGESDPGIPVSKTPIMKTGKPKADAKKAPKKPEEAAPENHKEGTARLVTDAAEILSRLGGVELLQDSLGHVMPSVQLPPNINLVPKVPVPLNTTKYNSALDTNATMINSFNKFPYPTQAELSWLTAASKHPEEHIRIWFATQRLKHGISWSPEEVEEARKKMFNGTIQSVPPTITVLPAQLAPTKMSQPILQTALPCQILGQTSLVLTQVTSGPTTVSCSPITLAVAGVTNHGQKRPLVTPQAAPEPKRPHIAQVPEPPPKVANTPLPPASDRKKTKLQIAHLKASFLQSQFPDDAEVYRLIEVTGLARSEIKKWFSDHRYRCQRGIVHITSESLAKDQVAVSTPRHGRTYHAYPDFAPQKFKEKTQGQVKILEDSFLKSSFPTQAELDRLRTETKLSRREIDSWFSERRKLRDSMEQAVLDSMGSSKKAPDVLTANGALPRLDQLSASLPSPSPAVTQSQEQVHLLRSTFARTQWPTPQEYDQLAAKTGLVRTEIVRWFKENRCLLKTGALKWMEHYPQPRSAEESGYEAVARKVTKPISESPKNGSEVAPQYHQDPKTLCEEDSEKPVPRARAAGEPAKDSFPAKPSGAGSDRSEGSSRDGPGSEEHEESGIVDFVEVTVGEEDATSTKSDSWSQAAELADSDSDGAPVEASQA